From the Cydia pomonella isolate Wapato2018A chromosome 23, ilCydPomo1, whole genome shotgun sequence genome, one window contains:
- the LOC133530624 gene encoding facilitated trehalose transporter Tret1-like, producing MKQFIKQAFVVSGAALNIAGHGCAHGFPAVLFAQLSDTQQPLHLTAHDMSWIASAVGAMGIVGNFISPVLMSRFGRQKANLISIVPALLGWIVFVLANSVPMFLIARLLHGLALGLRTPLAAILVAEYTDPKYRGAFLGTFAISLGLGIFLSHLWGAHLTWKVTAMVCAIFPVIALGIISLSPESPSWLVSKGKFDEAKKAFRWLRGNGVEQQAELEAMIEAQKRETLVSEREKREEKRFLRRFIDSLKEVLKIFRKVEFYKPSIIAISMLIVFEFGGAHMVPAYGNEILKAVLDKEDASEVVWQFTVIDLLRTVCAFFAIFLLKIFKRRTILFTSGIMTVLSLTLISVFVYLRQADVFSSSLFLDAAPMTLMILYTLSFCLGLVPLTWVICGEVFPLAYRSLGSTLSTSFLTPSFVVSMKTAPHLYSSIGVQGAFLVYSALLSVCLIIIYALLPETKDRTLQDIEDSFKGKREKDVESEMSLMGKDMIK from the exons ATGAAACAATTTATCAAACAG GCGTTCGTAGTAAGCGGGGCAGCGCTGAACATCGCCGGTCATGGCTGTGCTCACGGTTTCCCGGCTGTACTTTTCGCACAACTCAGCGACACGCAACAACCACTGCATCTTACCGCACACGACATGTCGTGGATAG CCTCAGCCGTAGGCGCCATGGGTATCGTCGGCAACTTCATATCACCCGTCTTAATGTCACGCTTCGGCCGACAGAAGGCGAATCTGATCTCCATCGTACCTGCTCTACTCGGCTGGATTGTCTTCGTCCTAGCCAACAGTGTCCCCATGTTCCTTATAGCCAGGCTCTTACATGGTCTAGCATTAGGCTTAAGGACTCCTCTAGCAGCCATTTTAGTAGCGGAATACACGGATCCGAAATACAGAGGCGCTTTCTTAGGAACCTTCGCTATTTCATTAGGTTTAGGAATATTTCTGTCTCATCTTTGGGGAGCTCATTTGACTTGGAAGGTGACTGCTATGGTATGTGCTATCTTCCCAGTGATAGCTTTAGGGATTATTAGTTTGTCACCAGAGTCACCAAGCTGGTTGGTGTCGAAGGGAAAGTTTGATGAGGCGAAGAAAGCATTCAGATGGTTAAGAGGCAATGGGGTGGAGCAACAAGCAGAGTTGGAAGCCATGATAGAGGCACAGAAAAGAGAAACGCTAGTTTCAGAAAGAGAGAAACGTGAGGAGAAACGGTTTTTGAGGAGATTCATTGACTCTTTAAAAGAGGTGTTGAAGATCTTCAGGAAAGTCGAGTTTTATAAACCTTCAATAATAGCTATAAGCATGTTGATTGTATTTGAATTTGGAGGAGCTCATATGGTACCGGCGTACGGAAATGAGATCTTGAAAGCAGTTTTAGATAAAGAAGACGCTAGCGAGGTAGTCTGGCAATTCACTGTTATTGATTTACTTAGAACAGTGTGTGCATTTTTCGCTATATTCCTTTTGAAAATCTTTAAACGAAGAACTATTCTATTCACCAGTGGGATTATGACCGTGTTATCTTTAACTTTAATCTCAGTGTTTGTATATTTGAGACAGGCTGATGTCTTCTCAAGCTCTTTGTTTTTGGACGCAGCTCCAATGACATTAATGATTCTTTATACATTATCGTTTTGTTTAGGTTTAGTACCATTGACTTGGGTTATTTGCGGTGAGGTATTTCCATTGGCTTATAGAAGTTTAGGATCTACGTTATCTACGTCTTTCTTGACTCCATCATTTGTGGTGTCTATGAAGACTGCTCCTCATCTGTATTCCTCGATTGGAGTTCAAGGAGCTTTCCTAGTATATTCAGCTCTATTGTCAGTGTGCCTCATTATAATTTATGCCTTATTGCCAGAGACTAAAGATCGGACTTTGCAAGACATTGAAGATAGCTTTAAAGGCAAACGGGAAAAGGATGTAGAGTCTGAAATGAGTCTTATGGGCAAAGATATGATTAAGTGA